Proteins co-encoded in one Capsicum annuum cultivar UCD-10X-F1 chromosome 9, UCD10Xv1.1, whole genome shotgun sequence genomic window:
- the LOC124887179 gene encoding uncharacterized protein LOC124887179: MLDSLPTVVTEELNNDIIKVPTKEKVKFVVMGLNRDSAGGFDGMNGAFYQDAWEIIVDDLHRIVIAFLMGMNFQVSEERARFVHGRSIAENILVVQEIVAEIRKRGTPPNMIMKLDMIKAYDRPKGFFKSSRGLKQGDPLSPTLFIIAAEVLSRSLKELLKQKNFKLFGMPRGSPKLNHLAFVDDMIIMCKAELGTLKLVTNTLEEYEKVSGQRINKDKSALYLHEKTSNGAVVLAEEITGILRKEFPLNYLDCPIFYKRKKKLYYQQITNRISTKL; the protein is encoded by the exons ATGTTGGATTCTTTACCTACTGTTGTTACAGAAGAGCTGAATAATGATATTATAAAGGTTCCAACAAAAGAGAAAGTTAAATTTGTTGTGATGGGGTTAAATAGAGATAGTGCTGGAGGTTTTGATGGTATGAATGGTGCTTTTTATCAGGATGCATGGGAAATAATAGTAGATGATCTTCATAGAATAGTGATAGCCTTTTTAATGGGTATGAATTTCCAAG TATCAGAGGAGCGAGCTAGATTTGTTCATGGAAGAAGCATAGCTGAAAATATTTTAGTTGTGCAAGAAATAGTTGCTGAGATCAGGAAAAGAGGGACACCACCAAATATGATTATGAAACTCGACATGATAAAGGCTTATGATAGA CCCAAAGGTTTCTTTAAATCTTCTAGGGGATTAAAGCAAGGGGATCCTTTATCTCCTACTTTATTTATTATAGCAGCAGAGGTATTGTCAAGAAGCCTGAAGGaattattaaaacaaaagaaTTTTAAGTTATTTGGAATGCCTAGAGGAAGCCCTAAGTTAAATCATCTTGCTTTTGTAGATGATATGATCATTATGTGCAAAGCAGAATTAGGGACATTGAAGCTAGTGACAAATACTTTGGAGGAATATGAGAAGGTATCAGGTCAAAGAATTAACAAGGATAAGAGTGCTTTGTATTTGCATGAAAAAACATCCAATGGAGCAGTTGTCTTGGCAGAAGAGATTACAGGCATACTAAGGAAGGAGTTTCCATTAAACTATCTTGATTGTCCAATTTTTTATAAGAGAAAGAAGAAGCTTTATTATCAGCAGATTACAAATAGAATTAGTACTAAGTTATAG